From the Nocardiopsis changdeensis genome, one window contains:
- a CDS encoding NUDIX hydrolase — MPNETWQPPPVLLTVDLVILTLRSSALHILLIRRGIDPFQGQWALPGGFIADAGEDVFDAACRELQEEAGLDAGDLHLEQLGAYAHPDRDPRGRIVSVAYLAIAPRLPEPEAGTDASAAAWHPVEEFASGRSPLAFDHHRILRDGLERARSKLEHTALATAFCGETFTLTELQRVYEAVWGFELDPRNFYRKVQAVPGFLTAVGLDRRPTKGRPARLFRAGPLRVLRPPMMRPLPLIRSENRR, encoded by the coding sequence ATGCCGAACGAAACCTGGCAGCCGCCCCCCGTACTCCTGACCGTGGACCTCGTCATCCTGACGCTGCGCTCCTCGGCCCTGCACATCCTCCTCATCCGAAGGGGAATCGACCCCTTCCAAGGGCAATGGGCACTCCCCGGCGGGTTCATCGCCGATGCTGGTGAGGACGTTTTCGACGCCGCCTGCCGCGAACTCCAGGAAGAGGCGGGCCTCGACGCGGGCGACCTCCATCTGGAACAGCTGGGCGCCTATGCGCACCCCGACCGCGACCCCCGCGGGCGCATCGTCTCCGTCGCCTATCTCGCCATCGCCCCCCGTCTGCCCGAACCCGAGGCCGGGACCGACGCCTCGGCGGCAGCATGGCACCCCGTCGAGGAGTTCGCCTCGGGCCGCTCCCCCCTCGCCTTCGACCACCACCGGATCCTGAGAGACGGCCTGGAACGCGCCCGCTCCAAGCTCGAGCACACCGCGCTGGCCACGGCCTTCTGCGGCGAGACCTTCACACTCACCGAATTGCAGCGGGTCTACGAGGCCGTCTGGGGCTTCGAGCTCGATCCGCGCAACTTCTACCGCAAGGTCCAGGCCGTGCCCGGCTTCCTCACCGCCGTCGGCCTGGACCGCCGCCCCACGAAGGGGCGCCCCGCACGGCTCTTCCGGGCGGGACCCCTGCGGGTGCTGCGCCCTCCGATGATGCGCCCCCTTCCCCTGATCAGGAGCGAGAACAGGCGATGA
- a CDS encoding DUF262 and DUF1524 domain-containing protein produces the protein MKASETPLLKLIQQGHQFVIPIYQRAYSWTAAECDQLMADIERAGGDDHLTSHFTGSIVYVEKGLSNLTTQEPHLVIDGQQRMTTVMLLIAALARVLEGLPEGTPAPLPDFAPKKLRNRYLVNSDEEGEDYFKLLLSEKDRETLKAIIGGTPLPSNPSESVSNNHRRFLDHLEKPGTDLGAVCRGLAKLVVVDIRLDRTSDNPQLIFESMNSTGLQLSQADLIRNFVLMGLDPALQEKLYTTYWRPMETDFGQAAYEKQFDDFVRHYLTVVTGEIPRFDDVYGAYKKYARAFTSGGAEIGALVRELYEYARRYCAVALGQEADKRLAAAFRDLREIKADVVYPLLLELYTDYELGVLRNDDLVSIVDMVTSYIFRRAVCRIPTNSLNRTFSTFTKTIDKERYVESVQAHLLGLKSYRAFPSDQQFRVDLTKADMYNFKRRSYLLRRLENFGRKEHVSIEDYTIEHILPQNENLSEQWRADLGPDWAQVQEHYLHTLGNLTLTGYNSEYSDRPFARKRDMEGGFRESPLRLNRGLGSLETWNEQAIVERAERLADQALEIWPRPARPEGFPDTDLSNTESGYSIADHPNLTNQSLLALFEEFRGRVLALDEAVTETFLKRYIAYKAETNFVDVVVQSERLKLTLNMPFEVLHDERGLAWDVTGKGTAGNGNVQVALDSATDLGHVMGLVRQAYEFQVGE, from the coding sequence GTGAAGGCTTCCGAGACCCCCCTGCTGAAGCTGATCCAGCAAGGCCACCAGTTCGTCATCCCGATCTACCAGCGTGCGTACTCCTGGACCGCGGCGGAATGCGATCAGCTGATGGCCGATATCGAGCGGGCGGGCGGCGACGACCACCTGACGTCGCACTTCACCGGCTCGATCGTGTACGTGGAGAAGGGGTTGTCGAACCTGACGACGCAGGAGCCCCATCTCGTCATCGACGGCCAGCAGCGGATGACCACGGTGATGCTGCTGATCGCGGCCCTGGCCCGCGTCCTGGAGGGCCTCCCGGAGGGTACGCCCGCTCCGCTCCCGGATTTCGCCCCCAAGAAGCTGCGCAACCGGTACCTGGTGAACAGCGACGAGGAGGGGGAGGACTACTTCAAGCTCCTGCTCTCCGAGAAGGATCGGGAAACGCTCAAGGCGATCATCGGGGGCACCCCTCTACCATCGAACCCCTCGGAGAGCGTGAGCAACAACCACCGGCGCTTCCTGGACCACCTCGAAAAGCCGGGCACCGACCTCGGCGCCGTGTGCCGCGGCCTGGCGAAACTGGTCGTCGTCGACATCCGCCTGGACCGCACCTCCGACAATCCGCAGCTGATCTTCGAGTCCATGAACTCGACGGGGCTGCAGTTGTCGCAGGCCGACCTCATCCGCAACTTCGTACTGATGGGCCTGGATCCGGCCCTCCAGGAGAAGCTGTACACCACCTACTGGCGGCCGATGGAGACGGATTTCGGGCAGGCCGCCTATGAGAAGCAGTTCGACGACTTCGTACGGCACTACCTCACGGTCGTGACCGGTGAGATCCCGCGTTTCGACGACGTCTACGGGGCCTACAAGAAGTACGCGCGGGCCTTCACCTCCGGCGGCGCGGAGATCGGGGCCCTGGTCCGCGAGCTCTACGAGTATGCGCGGCGGTACTGCGCCGTCGCCCTGGGCCAGGAGGCCGACAAGCGGCTCGCCGCGGCGTTCCGGGACCTGCGGGAGATCAAGGCGGACGTCGTCTATCCGCTGCTGCTGGAGCTCTACACCGACTACGAACTCGGCGTCCTCCGGAACGACGACCTGGTGTCGATCGTCGACATGGTCACGTCCTACATCTTCCGCCGCGCCGTCTGCCGGATCCCGACGAACTCGCTCAACAGGACGTTCAGCACCTTCACCAAGACGATCGACAAGGAGCGGTACGTCGAGAGCGTCCAGGCGCACCTGCTGGGCTTGAAAAGCTACCGCGCCTTCCCCTCGGACCAGCAGTTCAGGGTCGATCTGACCAAGGCCGACATGTACAACTTCAAGCGCCGGTCGTACCTGCTGCGCCGGCTGGAGAACTTCGGCAGGAAGGAGCACGTGTCGATCGAGGACTACACGATCGAGCACATCCTGCCGCAGAACGAGAACCTTTCGGAGCAGTGGCGCGCAGACCTGGGGCCGGACTGGGCCCAGGTGCAGGAGCACTACCTGCACACCCTCGGCAACCTGACGCTGACCGGCTACAACTCCGAGTACAGCGATCGCCCGTTCGCTCGGAAACGGGACATGGAAGGCGGTTTCAGGGAGAGCCCGCTCCGGCTGAACAGGGGGCTCGGCTCTCTCGAGACCTGGAACGAGCAGGCCATCGTGGAGCGCGCGGAGCGGTTGGCCGACCAGGCGTTGGAGATCTGGCCCCGCCCGGCCCGTCCCGAGGGCTTCCCGGACACCGACCTCTCGAACACGGAGTCGGGGTACTCCATCGCCGACCATCCGAATCTCACGAACCAGTCCCTGCTGGCCCTGTTCGAGGAGTTCCGCGGCCGGGTGCTCGCCCTGGACGAGGCCGTCACGGAAACGTTCCTGAAGCGCTACATCGCTTACAAGGCCGAGACCAACTTCGTCGACGTGGTGGTACAGAGCGAGCGCCTGAAGCTCACTCTGAACATGCCCTTCGAGGTGCTCCACGACGAACGCGGCCTGGCCTGGGACGTGACCGGCAAGGGGACGGCGGGCAACGGCAACGTCCAGGTCGCCCTGGATTCCGCAACGGACCTCGGCCACGTCATGGGCCTGGTGCGGCAGGCCTACGAATTCCAGGTCGGCGAGTGA
- a CDS encoding SRPBCC family protein, with the protein MRFEKSVEIQAPRQRVWDVLSDIEAWPRVVRLVEVAEVVSPPPLARGGTVRLREHRLPEGLWDVTSWNAPVSFELTQRAGGVTTVARHRVDALDGDRSRLTLDLEMRGLMVSIVGVFFRKSTRNHLAQQAEDLKRAAENTP; encoded by the coding sequence ATGCGGTTCGAGAAGTCCGTCGAGATCCAGGCGCCCCGGCAGCGCGTCTGGGACGTGCTGAGCGACATCGAGGCGTGGCCGCGCGTCGTGCGGCTGGTGGAGGTGGCCGAGGTCGTGTCGCCACCGCCGCTGGCCAGGGGCGGCACCGTGCGCCTCCGGGAGCACCGGCTGCCCGAGGGCCTGTGGGACGTCACCTCCTGGAACGCCCCCGTCTCCTTCGAGCTGACGCAGCGGGCCGGCGGCGTCACGACCGTCGCCCGCCACCGCGTCGACGCCCTCGACGGGGACCGCTCCCGCCTGACCCTGGACCTGGAGATGCGCGGGCTGATGGTGTCGATCGTCGGCGTGTTCTTCCGCAAGTCCACCCGGAACCACCTGGCCCAGCAGGCCGAAGACCTCAAACGCGCCGCCGAGAACACCCCCTAG
- a CDS encoding ArsR/SmtB family transcription factor, producing MAKYGALDEVFAALSDPTRRAVIRRLGRGPASVGELAEPFPMSLPSFTKHVRMLESSGLIRTHKSGRVRTCTLDRDRLSLVEDWLTEQRALWERRTDRLEQFVTDHQEDRCPRSTPGSTSNSTG from the coding sequence ATGGCTAAGTATGGTGCTCTGGACGAGGTCTTCGCGGCACTCTCCGATCCGACCAGGCGTGCCGTGATCCGGCGCCTGGGCCGGGGTCCTGCCAGCGTGGGGGAACTGGCGGAGCCGTTCCCGATGTCGCTGCCGTCGTTCACGAAGCACGTACGCATGCTGGAGAGCAGCGGGCTGATCCGCACGCACAAGTCCGGCAGGGTGCGCACGTGCACACTCGACCGCGACCGCCTGTCACTCGTGGAGGACTGGCTCACCGAACAGCGAGCCCTGTGGGAGCGGCGCACCGACCGCCTCGAACAGTTCGTCACCGACCACCAGGAGGACCGATGCCCCCGATCGACGCCCGGCTCGACCTCGAACTCGACCGGCTGA
- a CDS encoding 5'-methylthioadenosine/S-adenosylhomocysteine nucleosidase produces the protein MSDDTVVVLTALNLEYEAVRERLLSPEPYRHPRGTLFEVGTLPGGGRVALGLTGKGNQSSAVLAERAIHEFSPAALLFVGVAGALWDTPLGDVVVATHVYAYHGGTSEDDGLKARPRVWESPHGIGQTAAHVARTGAWNRRTPPDRPRPEVHQGPIAAGEIVQNSSLSREAEWIRQTYNDALAIEMEGAGVAQAGHLSGSPVAIVRGISDRADGTKATGSDRAWQPIAAANAAAFALALAEELIGQEDSPTMQEDDRGRDGGSVTNTAYGNVGVQAGHVSGSTFHVSLPSSGQESGGLADRLAALREELAREHAAGNLDEDTHKAAAAELDIADKGIEEGTVESRKTSVLALKRLRGLIGELASLAVKVGVLITEARGLS, from the coding sequence ATGAGTGACGACACCGTGGTCGTGTTGACCGCGCTGAACCTCGAGTACGAGGCCGTACGGGAACGGCTCCTCTCCCCCGAGCCGTACCGGCACCCCAGGGGCACCCTCTTCGAGGTGGGCACCCTGCCGGGCGGCGGCCGCGTCGCCCTCGGACTCACCGGCAAGGGCAACCAGTCGTCCGCGGTGCTGGCCGAGCGGGCGATCCACGAGTTCTCCCCGGCAGCCCTGCTTTTCGTGGGCGTGGCCGGGGCCCTGTGGGACACCCCGCTGGGCGACGTGGTGGTGGCGACGCATGTGTACGCCTACCACGGCGGGACCAGCGAGGACGACGGGCTCAAGGCCCGGCCCCGGGTGTGGGAGTCCCCGCACGGGATCGGGCAGACGGCGGCGCACGTGGCCAGGACCGGTGCGTGGAACCGCCGCACCCCGCCGGACCGGCCCCGCCCCGAGGTGCACCAGGGGCCCATCGCCGCCGGGGAGATCGTGCAGAACTCCTCCCTGTCGCGCGAGGCCGAGTGGATCCGGCAGACCTACAACGACGCGCTCGCCATCGAGATGGAGGGTGCGGGCGTCGCGCAGGCCGGGCACCTGAGCGGTTCACCGGTGGCGATCGTGCGCGGCATCAGCGACCGGGCGGACGGCACCAAGGCGACCGGCTCGGACCGTGCCTGGCAGCCGATCGCCGCCGCCAACGCCGCGGCCTTCGCCCTGGCACTCGCGGAAGAACTCATCGGACAGGAGGACTCCCCCACCATGCAGGAAGACGACCGCGGCCGTGACGGCGGCAGCGTCACGAACACCGCTTACGGGAACGTCGGTGTCCAGGCCGGCCACGTGAGCGGCAGCACGTTCCACGTGTCCCTGCCCTCCTCGGGGCAGGAGTCGGGCGGCCTGGCGGACCGGCTCGCCGCGCTGAGGGAGGAACTGGCCCGGGAGCACGCGGCCGGGAACCTCGACGAGGACACCCACAAGGCGGCGGCGGCCGAGCTCGACATCGCCGACAAGGGGATCGAGGAGGGGACCGTCGAGAGCCGGAAGACCTCCGTCCTGGCCCTGAAGCGGCTGCGCGGCCTCATCGGC
- a CDS encoding zeta toxin family protein: MSEAERKEAVEQRLRELTPPLGPERGGGERPRAVILGGQPGAGKTTTQEAVYAEMGDDRTVLYDGDDNAEVHPRYEQVMREHGLEGNDLVNKGLPDDLHQKCMDRIRGGDPKYDVIASHPLGKREWAESWVKGFSDQGYHVSVVYLATHESNSLLGIADRYQKGRDKAGTGRWIDPTKYHDPFYRDIPDVAHYLESQGLVDSMYVVNRNGDLLYENHRGPDGRMREPLGARETIDTERNRQPTEAETAHVNARISYLGDPERRVSNALPGHRPEPVHAKVMTAALEAGERHARHREASAGVPGPEILGTGLAEAMRREWDRDARSRSTMASSPAVETARPEAGRTTAAPGSAAALIQVSSRGAPGPGARSTPDRGAGAGTGSTPGSGRPGYRPWERPGSGRPGSGTER; the protein is encoded by the coding sequence ATGTCCGAGGCCGAGCGGAAGGAGGCCGTCGAACAGCGCCTGAGAGAGCTGACACCGCCTCTGGGTCCGGAACGCGGCGGGGGAGAACGGCCGAGGGCCGTTATTCTCGGAGGCCAGCCCGGTGCTGGGAAGACGACCACCCAGGAGGCCGTGTACGCCGAGATGGGCGATGATCGCACCGTTCTCTATGACGGTGACGACAACGCCGAGGTGCATCCGCGGTACGAGCAGGTCATGCGCGAACACGGACTGGAGGGCAACGACCTCGTCAACAAGGGCCTGCCGGACGACCTCCACCAGAAGTGCATGGACCGGATCCGAGGCGGCGACCCGAAATACGACGTCATCGCCAGTCACCCCCTGGGAAAGCGGGAATGGGCCGAGTCCTGGGTCAAGGGGTTCTCCGACCAGGGCTACCACGTCAGCGTGGTCTATTTGGCCACACACGAGTCCAACAGCCTGCTCGGTATCGCCGACCGTTACCAGAAGGGGCGGGACAAGGCCGGGACCGGACGATGGATCGATCCCACGAAGTACCACGACCCCTTCTACCGGGACATCCCCGACGTCGCCCACTATCTGGAGTCCCAGGGGCTCGTGGACTCCATGTACGTGGTCAACCGCAACGGCGACCTGCTGTACGAGAACCACCGCGGTCCCGACGGACGCATGCGCGAACCGCTCGGGGCACGGGAGACGATCGACACCGAGCGGAACAGGCAGCCGACGGAGGCGGAGACGGCCCACGTCAACGCCAGGATCTCCTACCTGGGCGATCCTGAGCGCCGGGTCTCCAACGCGCTCCCCGGCCACCGGCCCGAACCGGTCCACGCCAAGGTGATGACGGCGGCCTTGGAAGCGGGCGAGCGGCATGCCCGACACCGCGAAGCCAGTGCGGGCGTACCTGGTCCCGAAATCCTGGGAACCGGGTTGGCCGAGGCGATGCGGCGGGAATGGGACCGGGACGCACGCTCGCGGTCCACGATGGCGTCCTCGCCCGCCGTCGAGACCGCGCGGCCGGAGGCGGGTCGGACGACCGCCGCGCCGGGTTCGGCCGCCGCGCTGATCCAGGTGTCCTCGCGGGGGGCGCCGGGTCCCGGGGCGAGGTCGACACCGGACCGGGGAGCAGGAGCGGGTACCGGATCGACTCCCGGAAGCGGTCGGCCCGGGTACCGGCCCTGGGAACGTCCGGGAAGCGGCCGCCCGGGATCGGGGACCGAGCGCTGA
- a CDS encoding dihydrofolate reductase family protein, protein MRIAITQFVTLDGVSQGPGSADEDPSGGFVRGGWFVPYLDEAFVRQASDWLDLADGLLLGRRTYEAFARDWPEIAEPDPFTGRMNALPKYVVSDTLGEAGWNPTTVLRGDITETVGALKAGPGREVQVHGSARLAASLLDAGLVDTLRLAVAPVVIGQGRRLITGDADLGLRLIGQRTTPSGLVILEYEVAGRAPLADYPGVEPLTR, encoded by the coding sequence ATGAGGATCGCCATCACCCAGTTCGTCACCCTCGACGGCGTTTCCCAGGGGCCGGGGTCGGCCGATGAGGACCCCAGCGGCGGGTTCGTCCGCGGCGGCTGGTTCGTTCCCTACCTGGACGAGGCCTTCGTCCGACAGGCCTCGGACTGGCTCGACCTCGCCGACGGGCTGCTGCTCGGCCGCCGCACCTACGAGGCGTTCGCCCGCGACTGGCCCGAGATCGCCGAACCCGACCCGTTCACCGGGCGGATGAACGCCCTGCCCAAGTACGTCGTCAGCGACACCCTCGGCGAGGCGGGGTGGAATCCGACCACCGTCCTGCGCGGCGACATCACCGAGACGGTCGGCGCGCTGAAAGCCGGCCCCGGCCGCGAGGTACAGGTGCACGGCAGCGCCCGCCTGGCGGCCTCCCTCCTCGACGCCGGACTCGTCGACACACTCCGCCTCGCCGTCGCCCCGGTGGTCATCGGCCAGGGGCGGCGACTCATCACCGGGGACGCGGACCTCGGCCTCCGGCTGATCGGACAGCGGACCACACCCTCGGGACTCGTGATCCTCGAATACGAGGTCGCCGGTCGCGCGCCGCTCGCCGACTACCCGGGCGTGGAGCCGCTCACCCGGTAG
- a CDS encoding SRPBCC domain-containing protein, with the protein MPPIDARLDLELDRLIRAPRADLWRAWTEPARLERWWVPAPAVARVDRLDVRPGGAFVTSMSDDGRDFLPHTDSVFLVVEPRERLVFTNAVTGAWRPAAPAPVAMTAEITFTDHPEGTDYRVVVRHGDPADRDRHEELGFFDGWGSVTDGLAVLTEKEAAE; encoded by the coding sequence ATGCCCCCGATCGACGCCCGGCTCGACCTCGAACTCGACCGGCTGATCCGCGCCCCGCGCGCCGACCTCTGGCGAGCCTGGACCGAACCGGCACGGCTGGAGCGGTGGTGGGTGCCCGCGCCCGCCGTCGCCCGCGTCGACCGCCTCGACGTCCGTCCCGGCGGCGCGTTCGTGACCAGCATGAGCGATGACGGCCGGGACTTCCTGCCGCACACGGACTCGGTCTTCCTGGTCGTCGAACCGCGGGAGCGGCTCGTCTTCACCAACGCGGTCACCGGCGCCTGGCGTCCCGCCGCGCCCGCGCCCGTGGCGATGACCGCCGAGATCACGTTCACCGACCATCCCGAGGGCACCGACTACAGAGTGGTCGTGCGGCACGGCGACCCGGCCGACCGCGACCGCCACGAGGAACTCGGCTTCTTCGACGGCTGGGGGTCGGTCACGGACGGACTCGCGGTACTCACGGAGAAGGAGGCGGCGGAATGA
- a CDS encoding ATP-binding protein — protein MRLHRLDRFHLTELARLLPELAERADPPGPLSEGELRRRLFGAVGRALTAIGAPVLLIIDDAQWSDAQSLGVVHHLLRTAPSARLLVAATARREELTDGHPLLGLITDLRALGRFNEIGLERLGQEETALLAEHVAGRRLEPDELDRLYGSSEGSPLFVIEALKPDAPASARRVQAVITGRLARLSPPAARLAGAAAAIGRAFTADVLAAATDLSEPEFVSALDELWRRGIIRARGVNSYDFSHGRIRDAAYAALGPPRRRQAHLAVAYALEQRDEQAAAAVLASHHEKAGATEAAVRWYTRAAEDAQWLHAHADAVHALERALDLTGRLTAGPETSALQLRLLTALPAPLVACEGYGSERMDRIHRRALRIAGRLGREPEPPLVWSLAMTALVRGDWARAEHLAQRLGSAMRAGRLRRMRGDPCGGPGVGGPGTAKAPTRGSGPSASGVSDGT, from the coding sequence GTGCGACTGCATCGGCTCGACCGGTTCCACCTCACGGAGCTGGCGCGCCTGCTGCCCGAACTCGCCGAACGGGCCGATCCCCCGGGCCCGCTTTCGGAGGGGGAGCTGCGGCGGCGCCTGTTCGGGGCGGTCGGCCGGGCCCTGACCGCGATCGGCGCCCCGGTGCTGCTGATCATCGACGACGCGCAATGGTCCGACGCCCAGTCACTGGGCGTGGTGCACCATCTGCTGCGTACCGCCCCATCGGCGCGGCTGCTGGTGGCCGCGACAGCGCGGCGCGAGGAGCTCACCGACGGCCACCCGCTCCTCGGTCTGATCACGGACCTGCGGGCACTGGGCCGCTTCAACGAGATCGGCCTCGAACGGCTCGGACAGGAGGAGACGGCGCTCCTGGCCGAACACGTCGCGGGCCGCAGACTCGAACCCGATGAGCTGGACCGCCTGTACGGCTCCAGTGAAGGCAGCCCCCTGTTCGTCATCGAGGCGCTGAAGCCGGACGCTCCGGCCTCAGCGCGGAGGGTCCAGGCGGTGATCACCGGTCGCCTGGCGCGGCTGTCGCCGCCCGCCGCCCGGCTCGCCGGGGCCGCCGCCGCGATCGGGCGCGCCTTCACGGCCGATGTGCTGGCCGCCGCTACGGACCTCAGCGAGCCGGAGTTCGTATCGGCCCTGGACGAACTCTGGAGGCGGGGCATCATTCGGGCGCGCGGCGTCAACTCCTACGACTTCAGCCACGGCCGGATCCGCGACGCGGCCTACGCCGCGCTCGGCCCGCCCCGCCGCCGACAGGCGCATCTCGCGGTCGCGTACGCCCTGGAACAGCGCGACGAGCAGGCCGCTGCCGCGGTTCTCGCCTCGCACCATGAGAAGGCCGGCGCCACGGAGGCGGCGGTCCGGTGGTATACGCGGGCGGCCGAGGACGCCCAGTGGCTGCACGCGCACGCCGACGCCGTGCATGCGCTGGAGCGCGCACTGGACCTCACCGGGCGGCTCACGGCCGGGCCGGAGACCAGCGCACTCCAGTTGCGGCTGCTCACCGCACTCCCAGCGCCGCTGGTGGCCTGCGAGGGGTACGGCTCCGAGCGGATGGACCGGATCCACAGGCGTGCCCTGCGGATAGCCGGGCGGCTCGGCCGGGAGCCGGAGCCACCGCTGGTCTGGTCACTGGCGATGACCGCACTCGTCCGCGGGGACTGGGCACGGGCCGAGCACCTCGCCCAGCGGCTGGGGTCGGCGATGCGGGCGGGCCGCCTCCGTCGGATGCGGGGGGACCCGTGCGGCGGCCCGGGAGTGGGTGGCCCGGGAACGGCGAAGGCCCCGACCCGGGGGTCGGGGCCTTCGGCCTCTGGGGTGAGTGACGGGACTTGA